The Reichenbachiella carrageenanivorans region TTACCAACCCAGGCATATGCTTGAAATCCGTTTTTTCAGCATATTCGGGCAGGTTGTTCAAACTCTCTGCTCCACCCGAAGTGACTGCAGTTTCACATGCGCTCCAAACAATAGCAACCAATAGTAAAAAGATGCTGTTCTTCATTTGTTAATAATTTTTGGTTTCAAAAAACTCAAATGTAAATGGATTACTCGAAATTTTCCATCACTTTTTCCCAGTCTCCTATAGTATCCACGTCGATCAATTCTGGCAACAAATGATAAGATTTGGGTGCTATGCGAGATAAGGAGGCCGACAGTACCCGCTCGGTACTCCACTCCATATTTTCAAAAAGCTCAGGGGTGTGAGTTTTCATTCCCATCAAATAATACCCACCATCATTAGCTGGCCCAAAAACATAATCATGGGTATCTAATGCAGTAAAAGCCTGCTCTACAATAGACTTGGTGAGCTGCGCACAGTCGGTACCTATAATGCACACCTTCTGATAACTAGCCAATTCGGCGGCAAAAGCCGTAGCCATCTTCTCCCCAAGGTCGCCAGACGACTGCACTTTCTTATCCACGCCTTCCCAATCGTCCTGCTCGTCTACAGAAGAGGAATAATACACCACTACATCGGCGTTGGTTTGGGCAGTTTCACGTTGCGTATATGCGATGAGCTTATTGTACACAGCAAGTGCCAGCTCGTCACCTATGGTCTTAGCCAGACGAGTTTTCACTTTACCCAGTTCGGGATTTTTTACAAAAATAATCAGTGCGCTATCAGACATTTTTCAATAAGGGCTTATCTTTTATTAATTCAAAAAGTGCTAAACTCCATACCATCAGATACTCCACTCCTATCCAAAACATAGGATGTGTATAGCCACTAGACGAATAACCCGTGTACGACAGAAACACTAAGCCTGACCATACCACAGGAAATAAATAGCCCGTCAAACCACTCAGTGCGACTAGCGGAATCACATACCACGGATGCACTGTAGTCGCAAAAAGTAATTGAATCGAAAGTACCACAGTGAAGGCTTTCGCCCAATTCGTGCCTTTGTCAACCTTACTCAGCGCATAGACTAGAATGAGCCCTAGTGCCACCAAAGAAAGCATAGGCCCAGCAGTCTGTACCACATCATACCCTTTGACCCAAAATCCGAGGTAGCGCACAAGGAAAAACAAACCCGCATTAAATTCAAATTTTCTAAAAAACAGATCTAAACCCGTCCCCAAACCCTGTAAAATATCCTGATCGATCAGCGGTATAGACCATAGCACGAGGCATCCACCAATGAGTACATAGCTCCAAACAGCTTTCTTTATCCCTATTTTCTTTACTAATAAAGGTAAATACATAAGAGGAGTAAGTTTGGCTAAAATGCCCAGACTAAGTGTAAACGCTGCTGACTTCCACTGCTGCGATTGGTACAACCAGTAGGCTAGTAAGAGACAAAAAACTACCACTCCTTCGAAATGAAGGTTACCCGTAAGTTCCAAAATCACTAAAGGGTTAAACGCATATAGCAACACACTCCACACACGCCGAGTCAGCTGAAACAACAAAAACATGATCCCTATTTCCACCCAAAAAAGCACACCTCTGATTATAGTCATGCTCAAATACGTATCCTGAATACCCAAACTAACTGGCAATGCAAATATATACTGGCTCAATGGCGGATAAGTAGAATGATAATTTGGAGAATTGAGCTGACTATAAAGTGAATCGTAAGTAGGATAACTATCTACCAACTCTGCAGGTGTAGACACATAAGGGTTGACTCCCCCTCCCCACAACTGTCCATCCCACACAAAGCGAAAATAGTCGTCGGACAAAGCAGGTGCTCCAAAAAACAACAGCAGCCTAATTATCACTGCTATAGCTAACAATTGATAAATTGTAAAGTCAGTTTTTCTAAATAAAAAAAAATAAGTCACAAAAGACACTGCATAGATTGGTACCAGCCAGACACTACTCCGCTCCAAACCATAATGGATATACAGCACAGGTAAAGCCAGACCCAATATGAGCACGACCAGTCCTATACCAAGAGGCCATTTAGGCATTTTTGATGTGTTTGAGTGAATGATAGAAAATGACCCCAAACCCTATAGCTAACATGACATGAAAAAGAATAAGACCATAGTCATTGAGCAACCAAGCCGAAAATATACCCCAGACGAAATAGGCACAAAGCAACCCTTCGAAAATAGTTCCCCAAGTCAGCTTGGGTTTGATATACTGGTTGCTCGTCCAACCTTCTGTCTTTTTTGTAATGTTGAATTTTGGTGTGCGGACAAATGGACTTTTGAAACCCAAATACCCCTCCATTACCGCTATGGCATTATGCAAAGCAAATCCCATAGAAAAAGACAAAAAAAGTGGGAATTTCCTCAAAAACAGGCGTTTGGTATGTGTAGGTGCTATTCGTTTTAACCCCACAAAATAAAAGGCTGCTATCGAAAAGAAGCCAATAAGAAATAGACTCCCCAAGTTAAACAACCACTGTAAGTTGCCATTGGCCGCTTTGATGTAGAGCATGGGGATGCTCAAGACAGATGCCGTGAGCAACAATACAAACACACTACTATTGAGCAAATGCATGGCAGCATGAATTTTCGTTTTCAGGCTCACCTTAGCGCGGAAAACGTTCAACAAATTCTTCTTAGCCGTCTCTGCTGCGCCTTTGTTCCATCGATATTGCTGAGACTTGATGGCGGACATCTCTACGGGCAGCTCTGCTGGAGACTCCACAGATTCGTCGAACTGAAACTGCCAGCCTCGGAGCTGCGCCCGATAGCTCAAGTCTAGGTCTTCGGTGAGTGTATCTGCAGACCAGCCTCCTGCGTCGAGCACACAGGCTTTGCGCCAAATACCTGCCGTACCGTTGAAATTCATAAAGCTACCAGAGCGATTGCGTCCGCCCTGCTCTACAGTAAAATGTGCATCCAGCCCGAAGGCTTGCATTTCTGTGAGCATTGAATAGTCCTTATTGACATGCCCCCAACGGGTCTGTACCATACCTACCTTTTCATTGGCAAAGTAGCCAATCGTTCTTTTGATAAAATCTGGATTGGGCAAAAAATCAGAATCGAAAATGGCAGTGTATTCCCCTTTACAAATCTTCAAACCAAAAGCCAAGGCACCTGCTTTGAAGCCTTTACGATCCTCTCGTTGAATCTGCTGAATATCAAATCCTTGAGCCTGATACTCTGCCACCTTTTGAGCGATCAATGCTACGGTTTCATCATTGGAATCATCCAAAATTTGAATTTCCAATTTATCCTTCGGATAATCCAGTTTGACTACCGCATCGATAAGTCTTTCGGCTACATATCGTTCGTTGTAGATGGGTAGTTGCACTGTAACCAACGGCTCGTAAGCTTCATCAAAATCCTTCGATTTAGCAGACGTTGGTCGTGTATAGATCCAGGTGAGGTGTAGCTGCCCGAGGCTGAATAAAAATATGGCCAGCAAGGCCACGCAGTACAACACAACTATGATCCACTCCATTTATAAATATCTGAATATCGTTTGTATGATTTTATACCCGGCTAATATTGTTCCCTTTACAGTTCCGGATATTTTAGATACACCTATTCGGTTGCGATAGTTCACGGGCACCTCGGCTATTTTCATTTTTAGTTTGGCCGCTTTGAGTTGCATTTCTACCGTCCAGCCGTAAGTCTTGTCTTTCATCTCCATTTGTAACAAGGCCGCATAACTCACTGCCCTAAATGGCCCCAAGTCGGTGTACTGCACTCGATACAAAACACGGAGCAGATAAGTAGCCAGCCAGTTACCAAAGATTTGCTGTGGTGTCATGGCACCTGCTTCTTTGCGCCCCAGCGCTCTCGACCCGATCACCAGGTCGGCATTGCCCACACGAATGGGCTCTAGCAAGGCCGGCATATGCGCTGGATAGTCTGAATGATCTCCATCGAGAAAAACCACGATGTCAGGTTTGGGATCTGTAGCATTGGCGATATAACTCATGCCTCGAAGGCAGGCATTACCATAGCCTCGCGCCGACTCTTCGAGTACAATCGCCCCTCTATCCTTCGCTACTTGCATGGTATCATCGGTAGATCCATTGTCTACCACGATGATGTGCCTAACCCTGTTTTTGGGGATCTCATCTATGACTAGCCCTACAGCATTTTGCTCATTGAGCACTGGTATGATTACATCTACGACTTGAGGATTGTACATCAATCCTCTGGATATGGAATGAAAATAAAATTGGTGAATTTTTCATCCACCACAAACAAGCAACAAAACTCATCTGGGTCTTTGTAGGCTTCTTTGAAGATGTCTACATTCTTTTCTTTCACCAAATCACGTTGTACGAATTCGTCAAGAAACGAAGCAGAATAGTTCCACTCAGCGTCTAACTCTTTTTGCTTGATCAAAACCTGACCAATCCCCACTTCTGTTTTGGCGATAGCAAATATGGGAAAGTCTGAAAAACCACGACTTCTGATCTGATAAGACGCCTCTTTCAGGTTGTCCGATACTTTGATAAAATCTTGGGTGATAGTCCCCAAGTATTTGCCGCTTAGTTCTGGATCGTTATTCATGATAAATTCAAAATTAGAAATTCAAAGTTAATAATTGGCTATGCACGTTTTTCCAACAGGATAACATGCCCTACATGATATGTTTTTTTAAGACAAAAATGCCTTTTTAGCTTAACTAAGTGCGTTTTTAGTTGCTGTCATTTTTCTTGAACAAAGAACAAACAAAAGTATGTCGGTTTATCATTTTTTTCTCACCTCAGATAAAAAAAGATGAGAAATGCTTCCAATATCTTAAAAAGATAAAAAATGGAAAAGAAAAGGTGTTTCATTCACTTAGTATATGGGAGGATATATAACACAAATTTTGGTAAGCCCTCTTTGGAGGCACACACTGTAGTGACAAAAACCACTGTACATCTAACTAGTAAGAATGTGCAGCAGTATGATGTAATCGTGCTACTGCTATTTCTAAATACCCTACATATGGAAGGTTTAGAAAAACTTCTTGAGTATAAAGACCAACATGTGATTTCAATATTCACTGATATGTTTGTGTAACTAAGAATGCTTTTGGAAGAAATCGTAACAAAAGACCTGATTCACTACTTATCTCTTTAGAGGGAAAACCTCTCCATTTTGCCACTTACCCATCGTTTTAATCGAATCATAAAATTTACTTTTATTTCTTAAATGCAATAAGATTGCATTTGAAGCGAATCACTATATTTGCAACAATATTGCATTTTAAAAGAGTATGATCTATCGCCTTTATATATTAATTCCCCTCACCCTTCTTCAAAGCCTTTGTTTTGGACAGGGGACGAACATATCTGGTGTAGTGACAGACCCTAATGGTGAAAAGCTTCCAGGAGTCACTGTACAACTCATTGATTTAAATCATGGGACTGTAACCAATAACGTAGGTCGCTTTGCTTTTCAAAACCTTGAAACAGGTGATTACACAATCACAGCCTCATTTATCGGCTTTCAGGATTACCAGCAGGGTTTTACTATCAAGGATAACAAACCCATAAGCATCAATATCACATTGAAAGAAGCAGTAACACAATTGAATGAAGTTACTGTCATGGCAAAATCAGAAAGTCAAGAGCTGCATGAAAGTGTGGCAAGTGTCGCTGTACTTGAAACAAAAAAACTGTATGCCCAAAGCAACAACACCAGCGATGTGATCAAGCAGATTTCGGGGGTGAATGTGAGACAAACGGGAGGGTTTGGTAGTAGTGCTGATGTTTACATCAACGGCATGTCCGGCAAGCAGGTAAAGTTCTTTCTCGATGGAATTCCACTTTCTTACTTTGGTTCAGGACTGGGGCTTAATGTTTTACCCGTCAACCTGATGGAACAAATCGAAGTGTACAAAGGCGTAGTACCAGTTGATCTGGGAGCTGATGCATTAGGGGGAGCAATTAACATCAAATCGAGAAAGGAATATATCAATTACTTGGATGCATCCTATTCCCTTGGTTCTTTCAATACACATAAGGTCAACTTTAATGGCCAATACGTAAACACAGAAAATCATTTAATCGCAGGAGTCAATTCGTTCTACAATCATTCAGATAATAATTATAAAGTTGACATAGAGATTCCTGATCAGTATGGTAACCCTGTACCAGCTACCGTCAGACGGTTTCATGATCAGTTTACCAACTACTTAGTCAACGCATATGCTGGAGTTTATGATAAAAAATATGCTGATCGGCTAGTTTTTAGTGCCAGATATTCAGGACTTGATGATGACATTCAGCACAATGCTGTGATGGCACAACCCTACGGCCAGGTTGCTTATGACGAATCTACATTGGGCTTTTCTGCCAATTATGAAAAGGAAGAGATATTGCCACGTACAGCGCTCAAGTGGTACGGGGGAGTAAATATGACTAGCGGGAACTTTGTGGACACCACATTGAATGCCTATACATGGGATGGCGAGGTATATGACAGACGAACGGATGGAGGGGAGATTTCCACATCGCGCAACCTCTTGAGTCTCCATTCTAGGAATGCTGTAAGCAGGCTCAATCTTCACCACAATCCTTGGGAAAAGGGACAGTTCACTCTTAATGTTTTTTCCTCGCGGTTCAATAGATATGGGAAAGATCCGATAGCCGCCGAATTTTATGGAGAGGACTTTTATGCCAACCCCACAACTTTGATTAAAAATGCCACAGGTCTGGCATACGAACATGCTTTCTCCACTGCATTGGTAAGTTACACGGGCGTCAAGCATTTCTATATGATGGCAGATGGGTATGCCATTCAAAACATGGAATTTCAGCCTAATAAGCAAACAGTCTCCAATTTTGGGGTTTCCCAATCGTTGCGTTATCGATTTTTTAGAGATTTTCTAGCCAAAGCCTCCTACGAATATGCCACTCGCTTGCCTGACGAGACAGAGTTGTTTGGTGATTTTACCCTCGTGCGTCCCAATCCGTTTTTGAACCCTGAGCAAAGCCACAATGCCAATTTGGGCTTTCAATTCAACACCCAAAAGTTAAAAGTGGAATTGAATACATTCTACAGATTGACTGACAACATCATCTGGTTACGGACTTCTCAGTTTTTCGCACAATATCAAAACCTATTAAAGGCACTTGTCAAAGGGTTGGATGTTGAGTTTCAATACCAACCATTTGATTTTATCAGACTAAAGGCAAACGCTACCTATCAGGACATCCGAAACAGATCATCGAGAAGTGTGACTGGTTCGGTAGATAATCGCTACTATGACGCCAGACTACCAAACATTCCCTATCTGTTTGGCAATGGAGAAGTCCGATATCAAAAGTCCGATTTTCTTGGGACAAATAGCCGATTCTCTGCGTGGTGGTCTGCTAGCTATGTACATGAGTTCTATCTCTATTGGGCAGTAGATGGAAATAAAGATTTAAAAAACACCATACCGAGTCAATTCATTCAAAACATTGGGGTCTCATACGCTCTTCCAGCTGACCGCTTCTCCGTCAGCCTCGAATCCACAAATCTTTTTGACCAGAAAGCATTTGACAACTTCAGTGTGCAGCGTCCAGGCAGGGCTTTGTATGTCACTCTTAGAACTTATTTACACTAAAATTAGAATTAATGAAAAAGCAATTACTCAATCAAAAAGGTATATTGGCTATAGCCTTATTATCTGTATGGTCATTCATTGGATGTGAAAATGATGATCCCGAACCAAATACCAAACCAAGCGTGGAAGTTGATTTTGCCATTTCCACGGTAAGTGGGGCATGGCCTGATCAAACTACTTATATACAGGGTGTTGAATCTTTGGATTTTACCAGCCTGGGGAATAATAATGCCATAGAACTTACAGGGAGTGCTCGTACAGTTTCTTACAAAGGCAGTGTGTATGCACCCCCGTCAGGCGCACCTGCTAACCTGATAAAATACACTATAAATACGGATGGAATTCCTGAAGAAGAAGAACGAATTGTAGTACCTGGGGCGAATACTTTTTCCACGCTCTATTTCGAAAGTGAAACCGTAACATACGGTACGGTGGCTGGAGGAACATCAAAACTTATCGTATTCGATCCCTCTACGATGCGGATTACAGATGAGATTTCCCTAACGGCTATAACTCAAAAATTTCCAGAAGCCACTCGCACCTATTATCTCGACATGATAGAAAGAGATGGTAAGCTTTTTATGGGCATTCATTACGAAAATAATTTTGCGCCAGTCAACGACAATGCCTATGTAGCGGTCATTGATTTAAGCACCAATACAGTAGAAAAAGTAATATCAGACACCCGAACTGGTATGTTTTTCGGTGGACAAGCACCCAACTCAGGAATGATATTGGACGCTAATGGGGACATATATGTTCAGACACTGGGTACCACAAATGCTGGAGGAGCAGCTCCCAGCGGGGTATTACGTATCAAAAGTGGTGAAACAGATTTTGATCCAGATTATTTCTTTGATCTCGAAGAGGCAGTAGGCAATATCTGCTATGGCATCTATCATACTTCATGCGGACGTACTTTCACCGCCAATGTTCAGGACGAAACAGATTTTTGGGAATATGCCACGGGCGAGCCCCAATTTAAGTATGTAGAAATTGACCTTGAAGCTACAGAAAGCCTTGGCAATGTTCCAGGGTTACCTACTACCTATGGTTCAAGAACAATGATCGTTCATGAATTGGAAGATCAGAAACTGCTATTCACTATTGCCACAAATGATGAAAATGCGGTGTACGAATTTGACACGAACACCAATACCAGTAGCAAGCTTTTTGTATCCACAGGTGGTTATATCTCAGGTCTGGAAAAACTAAATTAATTATGCTACAAGCCACAGAACTCACGAAAAAGTACGGAAAATTCACAGCGCTGAATGCCCTCAATCTTTCGGTAAAAAAGGGCGATATATTTTGCCTGCTTGGGGCTAATGGGGCAGGGAAATCTACCACGATTAACCTGTTTCTTAACTTCATTGAGCCTACGGGGGGTAAAGCCACCATCAACGCACTGGACGTGACGCAGCACGGGAAAGCAACCAAAAAGCTGCTGTCCTACATCCCCGAAAATCTGATGCTATATCCTAACCTAACGGGGCTGGAAAATTTGGATTTTTTCTGTGGCTTGGGAGGCAAGAGTTATAGCAAGGATCATTTGGAAGAACTGCTCAAGCAATCAGGTTTGCAGACCAACTTCCTGCACAAGCGTGTGAGCAATTACTCCAAAGGCATGCGCCAAAAAGTGGGAATTGCTTTGGCACGAGCTCGTGAAGCCAGTGTACTACTACTGGATGAGCCAACATCAGGACTTGATCCAAAAGCCAGCAACGAGTTTTCCGAACTTTTACTAGATATGAAGGACAAAGGAGTGGCCACATTGATGGCCACTCATGACCTTTTCCGTGCCAAAGATACGGGTACGCATATCGGGATTATGAAAGAAGGCGTGCTGATCGAGCAGTTTGCTTCTGATGAAGTGAGTTTTCAGGATTTGGAAAAACTCTACCTCAAGCACATGCACAATTAAGTAGTTTATGAATCAGCTAATTTTTATAGCCAAAAAGGAAATCAAGGTGGCCATTCGTGAAAGGCTCGTTATTTCTCTAGGAGCAATTATTATTTTGTTGTTGGGAGTAGCCTTGTATGCTGGATATATTTCCTATCGTCAGCAGCAGCAAATCATCACCCAAACCCAGATTGAAAAGCGACAAGAGTGGTTGAATCAAGGTGACAAACATCCGCATATTGCTGCACACTACGGCACCTTTGTATTTAAACCCAAAACCATTCTGAGTCTGTTCGATTTTGGTTTAGATGCTTATACTGGCACCTCGGTCTATTTGGAAGCGCATCATCAGCATGAATTTATGTTTCGTCCAGCCCAAGATCATAGCAGTATGATCCGTTTTGGCGAACTAAGTGCTGCGTTAGTGTTGCAGGTACTCGTTCCTTTGCTCATTATTTTCTTGGCTTTTGCTTCTTTCACTCGTGAGCGGGAAAGCGGAACACTCAAACTGCTCATGAGTCAGGGGACATCTTTCAATACATTGACCTGGGGGAAAATACTGGCTTATGCTGTGATGCTGGTAGTGATCCTGCTACCATTTTTGCTCGGTTTGGTACTCCTTTCGGTAAGTCACATGAGCTATGATGTCATTCCAGATATAATAGTCAGAGTAGCCATGCTGGTGCTGATCTATGGTCTGTATTTATGTTTCTTTATCGCTTTTTCTGTGTGGGTGTCTCTACGGTCTGGCTCAGGGAGAAATGCGCTACTTACATTACTTACCTGTTGGATATTTTTTGCCATTCTCTTGCCCAAAACAGTAGCTAACCTCAGTGAGAGTTTTTATTCGCTACCTTCCATGCGGGAGTTTAAAGCACAGATCGATGAAACCAAGCGAAATGGACTGGATGGGAAAACGCCCCGATCTGTTCGTATGGCCAATTTGAAAAAAGAGTATCTGGAAAAATACGGGGTAGATTCGGTGCAACAGCTGCCATTCAATTTTGAAGGCGTGAGCATGCAGGCAGGGGAAGAATTTGGTGACCAAGTCTATGATTATCACC contains the following coding sequences:
- a CDS encoding glycosyltransferase family 2 protein — its product is MYNPQVVDVIIPVLNEQNAVGLVIDEIPKNRVRHIIVVDNGSTDDTMQVAKDRGAIVLEESARGYGNACLRGMSYIANATDPKPDIVVFLDGDHSDYPAHMPALLEPIRVGNADLVIGSRALGRKEAGAMTPQQIFGNWLATYLLRVLYRVQYTDLGPFRAVSYAALLQMEMKDKTYGWTVEMQLKAAKLKMKIAEVPVNYRNRIGVSKISGTVKGTILAGYKIIQTIFRYL
- a CDS encoding DUF3526 domain-containing protein; translation: MNQLIFIAKKEIKVAIRERLVISLGAIIILLLGVALYAGYISYRQQQQIITQTQIEKRQEWLNQGDKHPHIAAHYGTFVFKPKTILSLFDFGLDAYTGTSVYLEAHHQHEFMFRPAQDHSSMIRFGELSAALVLQVLVPLLIIFLAFASFTRERESGTLKLLMSQGTSFNTLTWGKILAYAVMLVVILLPFLLGLVLLSVSHMSYDVIPDIIVRVAMLVLIYGLYLCFFIAFSVWVSLRSGSGRNALLTLLTCWIFFAILLPKTVANLSESFYSLPSMREFKAQIDETKRNGLDGKTPRSVRMANLKKEYLEKYGVDSVQQLPFNFEGVSMQAGEEFGDQVYDYHLNNLREIFHKQNQLGSIASLFNPYLAVQHLSMALSGTDTHTFIHFEEEVERYRRELVRKMNQDMAENSKYGEFYGYKAGSDLWGEIEDFSYRVPTAWQLLSYYKLELISLMLWMALTMVLLHVANRKMKPIHE
- a CDS encoding ABC transporter ATP-binding protein, with protein sequence MLQATELTKKYGKFTALNALNLSVKKGDIFCLLGANGAGKSTTINLFLNFIEPTGGKATINALDVTQHGKATKKLLSYIPENLMLYPNLTGLENLDFFCGLGGKSYSKDHLEELLKQSGLQTNFLHKRVSNYSKGMRQKVGIALARAREASVLLLDEPTSGLDPKASNEFSELLLDMKDKGVATLMATHDLFRAKDTGTHIGIMKEGVLIEQFASDEVSFQDLEKLYLKHMHN
- a CDS encoding TonB-dependent receptor; the protein is MIYRLYILIPLTLLQSLCFGQGTNISGVVTDPNGEKLPGVTVQLIDLNHGTVTNNVGRFAFQNLETGDYTITASFIGFQDYQQGFTIKDNKPISINITLKEAVTQLNEVTVMAKSESQELHESVASVAVLETKKLYAQSNNTSDVIKQISGVNVRQTGGFGSSADVYINGMSGKQVKFFLDGIPLSYFGSGLGLNVLPVNLMEQIEVYKGVVPVDLGADALGGAINIKSRKEYINYLDASYSLGSFNTHKVNFNGQYVNTENHLIAGVNSFYNHSDNNYKVDIEIPDQYGNPVPATVRRFHDQFTNYLVNAYAGVYDKKYADRLVFSARYSGLDDDIQHNAVMAQPYGQVAYDESTLGFSANYEKEEILPRTALKWYGGVNMTSGNFVDTTLNAYTWDGEVYDRRTDGGEISTSRNLLSLHSRNAVSRLNLHHNPWEKGQFTLNVFSSRFNRYGKDPIAAEFYGEDFYANPTTLIKNATGLAYEHAFSTALVSYTGVKHFYMMADGYAIQNMEFQPNKQTVSNFGVSQSLRYRFFRDFLAKASYEYATRLPDETELFGDFTLVRPNPFLNPEQSHNANLGFQFNTQKLKVELNTFYRLTDNIIWLRTSQFFAQYQNLLKALVKGLDVEFQYQPFDFIRLKANATYQDIRNRSSRSVTGSVDNRYYDARLPNIPYLFGNGEVRYQKSDFLGTNSRFSAWWSASYVHEFYLYWAVDGNKDLKNTIPSQFIQNIGVSYALPADRFSVSLESTNLFDQKAFDNFSVQRPGRALYVTLRTYLH
- a CDS encoding cellulose synthase family protein, with protein sequence MEWIIVVLYCVALLAIFLFSLGQLHLTWIYTRPTSAKSKDFDEAYEPLVTVQLPIYNERYVAERLIDAVVKLDYPKDKLEIQILDDSNDETVALIAQKVAEYQAQGFDIQQIQREDRKGFKAGALAFGLKICKGEYTAIFDSDFLPNPDFIKRTIGYFANEKVGMVQTRWGHVNKDYSMLTEMQAFGLDAHFTVEQGGRNRSGSFMNFNGTAGIWRKACVLDAGGWSADTLTEDLDLSYRAQLRGWQFQFDESVESPAELPVEMSAIKSQQYRWNKGAAETAKKNLLNVFRAKVSLKTKIHAAMHLLNSSVFVLLLTASVLSIPMLYIKAANGNLQWLFNLGSLFLIGFFSIAAFYFVGLKRIAPTHTKRLFLRKFPLFLSFSMGFALHNAIAVMEGYLGFKSPFVRTPKFNITKKTEGWTSNQYIKPKLTWGTIFEGLLCAYFVWGIFSAWLLNDYGLILFHVMLAIGFGVIFYHSLKHIKNA
- a CDS encoding TIGR04282 family arsenosugar biosynthesis glycosyltransferase; protein product: MSDSALIIFVKNPELGKVKTRLAKTIGDELALAVYNKLIAYTQRETAQTNADVVVYYSSSVDEQDDWEGVDKKVQSSGDLGEKMATAFAAELASYQKVCIIGTDCAQLTKSIVEQAFTALDTHDYVFGPANDGGYYLMGMKTHTPELFENMEWSTERVLSASLSRIAPKSYHLLPELIDVDTIGDWEKVMENFE
- a CDS encoding DUF4374 domain-containing protein, whose amino-acid sequence is MKKQLLNQKGILAIALLSVWSFIGCENDDPEPNTKPSVEVDFAISTVSGAWPDQTTYIQGVESLDFTSLGNNNAIELTGSARTVSYKGSVYAPPSGAPANLIKYTINTDGIPEEEERIVVPGANTFSTLYFESETVTYGTVAGGTSKLIVFDPSTMRITDEISLTAITQKFPEATRTYYLDMIERDGKLFMGIHYENNFAPVNDNAYVAVIDLSTNTVEKVISDTRTGMFFGGQAPNSGMILDANGDIYVQTLGTTNAGGAAPSGVLRIKSGETDFDPDYFFDLEEAVGNICYGIYHTSCGRTFTANVQDETDFWEYATGEPQFKYVEIDLEATESLGNVPGLPTTYGSRTMIVHELEDQKLLFTIATNDENAVYEFDTNTNTSSKLFVSTGGYISGLEKLN